In Zea mays cultivar B73 chromosome 7, Zm-B73-REFERENCE-NAM-5.0, whole genome shotgun sequence, the following proteins share a genomic window:
- the LOC103633361 gene encoding putative zinc finger CCCH domain-containing protein 51 produces MDIEECRTRLQDKVRLLHPKNAEGIVDYMIANTPLENIRSYLLTATDNVLMNLFEGANRLQNILNLSEENEPLFGLFTPFDQIGPQKQHQFSSRNHSQVLQAPLYPIGPSGAFQNPYSKLTGFRDHFQSLSILDGDTPSHYKCASINVGGYPSNGKVQTKTCRFYLSIRKCKYGENCHFSLVCGYPEINDMRQVDHLGSLQMLEMEIDLLLLQPSSQVPVDHLEKKFLEIYTKLLEIDGFHTEDQRNRKTGYGLTDLFMQLNATRETERRGRYYVVLVKDAPKYVTHGFQPAVPLAGSDFNKICVTFKSESIFTHTDVQNYFSQYGTVSEERFSEERHMHGHVSFVDLETAKRIISESGPHFICGNEVRAKAYREKHELNFRQGRHNVVPVEDAPKYMTGGFVLEMPPASSASNKIFITFNCIHIFTHTSVQKYFSQYGTVNEVIIPIMQKRPDFGFVSFLDSESVKQILSERGPHFICGNEVHVKAYREKHELECGRFAILPPLAVDFANLLSDTQIIDTYRTHKS; encoded by the exons ATGGATATAGAGGAGTGCAGGACGAGGTTGCAGGATAAGGTCCGCCTACTTCATCCAAAGAATGCCGAAGGGATCGTTGACTACATGATTGCAAACACACCACTTGAGAATATCAGATCATATTTGTTGACTGCCACAGATAATGTACTAATGAACCTATTTGAGGGTGCAAACcgcctgcaaaatatcctgaattTGTCCGAGGAAAATGAGCCCCTATTTGGTCTATTCACCCCCTTTGATCAGATTGGACCACAGAAGCAGCACCAGTTTTCTTCAAGAAACCATTCTCAGGTCCTTCAGGCTCCATTGTACCCCATTGGCCCAAGTGGAGCTTTTCAGAATCCATACTCGAAACTCACTGGCTTCAGGGATCATTTCCAGTCTTTGAGCATTCTGGATGGTGACACGCCGAGTCACTACAAATGTGCTAGTATAAATGTTGGTGGCTATCCCAGTAATGGCAAGGTCCAAACAAAGACTTGTCGTTTTTACTTGTCCATTAGAAAGTGTAAGTATGGTGAGAATTGTCACTTTTCCCTTGTGTGCGGTTACCCAGAGATTAATGACATGAGGCAAGTTGACCACCTTGGTTCATTGCAAATGTTGGAGATGGAGATCGATCTCCTGTTGCTGCAGCCATCATCACAAGTCCCGGTAGATCATCTTGAAAAAAAATTCCTTGAGATTTATACAAAGCTTCTGGAAATTGATGGATTCCATACAGAGGACCAGAGGAATAGGAAGACTGGTTACGGCCTCACAGATCTGTTCATGCAACTTAACGCCACCAGAGAGACTGAGAG ACGAGGACGGTATTATGTTGTCCTGGTGAAAGATGCTCCTAAGTACGTCACTCATGGTTTCCAACCGGCGGTGCCTCTTGCTGGCAGTGATTTTAACAAGATTTGTGTTACCTTCAAATCTGAAAGCATATTCACTCACACAGATGTTCAGAACTACTTCAG TCAGTATGGTACTGTTAGTGAAGAGAGATTTTCAGAAGAGAGACACATGCACGGTCATGTGAGTTTTGTGGACCTTGAGACTGCAAAACGGATCATATCAGAAAGTGGCCCTCATTTCATCTGTGGAAATGAAGTTCGTGCCAAAGCGTACAGGGAAAAACATGAACTGAA CTTCAGACAAGGACGGCATAATGTTGTCCCAGTGGAAGATGCTCCTAAGTATATGACTGGTGGTTTTGTATTAGAGATGCCTCCTGCTAGCAGTGCTTCTAACAAGATTTTTATTACCTTCAACTGTATACACATATTCACTCATACATCTGTCCAGAAATACTTCAG CCAGTATGGTACTGTTAATGAAGTGATAATTCCAATAATGCAAAAGAGGCCCGATTTCGGTTTTGTAAGTTTCCTGGACTCTGAGTCCGTAAAACAGATCTTATCAGAAAGGGGCCCTCATTTCATCTGTGGAAATGAAGTTCATGTCAAAGCATACAGGGAAAAGCATGAATTGGA ATGTGGGCGATTTGCAATTTTGCCACCATTGGCAGTGGACTTCGCTAATTTGCTATCGGACACACAAATCATAGACACATACcggacccacaaatcatag